GCGCGCCGACGCAAGGCGTCGATGGCCTTGAAGCGCCCGGTGGAAACCAGCCAGGCGCGCGGGTTGTCGGGGATGCCGTCGCGCTGCCAACGCTCCACGGCGATGAAGAAGGCATCGTGCATGGCCTCCTCGGCCAAGTCGAAATCGCCCAGCAGGCGGATCAGCGTGGCCAGGATGCGCCGCGACTCCTGGCGGTAGACGGTCTCGACCTGCCGGCGAACCTGTTCGGTGGGGGTCATCAGTCCGGCATCCGCTGGGTCACCACCTCCACCAGGCGGTCCAGGCTTTCTCCCCAGCCCTGGTGGAAGCCCATTTCCTCATGGGCGCGGCAGTCGGCGGCGGTCCAGTGCCAGGCGCGGGCGGTGTAGCGGGTCTTGCCCTGCTCGTCGTCGAAGCTGACCACCGCGGTCATGAAGGCCTTGTCGGAGGGCACCCAGCCAGGGCGAAAGGCATCGGTGAACACCAGCCGGTGCGGCGCATGGATTTCCAGGAACACGCCCTGGTGGGGGTACTCGGTGCCGTCGGGGGCGCGCATGAGGGTGCGGAACAACCCGCCCGGCCATAACTGCATCTCGCATTCCGGGGTGGTCATGCCATGGGGGCCCCACCACTGCATCAGCCACTCCGGCTCGGTCCAGGCGCGGAACACCTTGGCGGGCGGGGCGTCGATCAGGCGGCTGATGGCCAGCTCATGCTGGGGTTGTGCCGGTTGTACCAGAGTCATTGTTGTCGTTCTCCATCCGGTTCAGGGTTGCAGTTCGCGTACCGGCCGCACCTCGACGCTGCCGACTCGCGCGGCCGGGATGCCCTTGGCGATGTTCAGCGCCTCGTTGAGGTCACGGGCGTCGACCAGGTAGAAGCCGGCCAGCTGCTCTTTCGTCTCGGCGAAGGGGCCGTCGGTCAGGCTCATGCGGCCACCGCGCACGCGCACCGTGGTGGCGGTTTGCACGGGCTTGAGCGCCTCGGCGGCGAGCATCCGCCCTGAGCCCTGGATGGACTCGGCGTAGGCCATGCATTCGGCGTCTTCGGGGCTGTCGGGCAGGCTGTGCAGCAACCCCTCGTCACAATAGACCAGGCACAGGTATTTCATGATCGTCTCCAGGGTGAGGTGGCGATAGGCGGTCGACGGCGTTCAGGGTTTGAGATCGAACAGCGCTTTTTGCGTTTCCATGTCGAACGGTGCCGACCAGTGCTCATGGATCACCTGCCACTGCCCGGCGTTGCGCCGGTAGCCCACGGTGACGCGCATGAAGCCGCACTGGCTTTCGTCGTCCGCCGGGCCGCAGCGGTTGAGCCAGTGGGCCAGGCCCAGGTCGCCGTCGGCATGCACGGCCAGTTGCGCCACCTCGAACACCATGGGGCCGGTGCAGTAGCCCATGCACATTTCCCAGTGCGCGCGGTAGGCGGCCTTGCCCTTGAATTGCAGGGCCTGGATGGCGTCGAAGGCAAGAATGTCGTCGGCGTAGGGGGCGACGATGCGCGCCACATCGCGCTCGCGCACGGCCTCGATCCAACCTGCGATCAACTGGCGAATTTCGTTTTCGGCTGCGGTGTTCATCGGTGTTTTCTCCGAAGCATCTTCAGCAAGTGGCGCCAGGGCATTCCGGCGCCTTCAACACTGGTCGAACGGGAAAACGGCAAATCGACAACTGCCCGCACATTTTCAGTCGAGGGGCGTGACCGGCTTGAGGAAGTACACCACCCGCTCGGTCTCGGCAAAGCCCAGGGCCGCATGCATATGCTGGCTGCCAAGGTTGTCCAGTGCGGCGTCCGAGGCCAGTTCGCGGCAACCTTTGCCGGCCGCCCAGCGTTCGACGGCCGCGATCAGCTGGCGGGCGATGCCCTGGCCGCGCCGGGCCGGCTCGACGAAGATGCCTTCGAGGTACGCCACCGGCGACGTAGTGCTGCCATTGACGTAGTCATGGCGCACCGACGCCTCGGCCAGCCCTAGCGCCCCGCCCTGCTCGTCGTACGCCAAAAGGGCCACGAAGGTATCGGGGCGGCGGGCGATATCGGCCATTTCCGCCAGGTGCTCGGCCGCCGCGCTGTCGGGCCAGAGAGCACTGCGCAGGTGCAGCCAGGCCGGGGTGGTCGGGTTGGTACAAGGGTGAATCATGATCGCTCCAGGGGAATCCAGATTTCCATCAGGGCTTGCGGGGCCGTCGGGTCGTAGCCGGCCGGGTAGCGCTCGAAGACGGCGGCGTCGGCCTGGCGCTTGCCCGAGGCTGGCAGCCATTGGGTAAAGATGGCGTCGAAGGTCGTCTTGATGCACTCAAGGCTGCCCCGGTGTTCGAACACCGCATAGTGCTGGGGTGCCAGGACGAGGGTGGTGAAGCCCTCGGGGAGTGTGGCCGCGCCGGTCACCTCGACACCCGCCAGGTAGTCGAACGCGCCTTGGCCGTCGGGGTTGTGGCACACGCCGTAGCTGTCGTGGCCGTGCTGGCCGGGGACACGCCCGAGCCATGGGGCGAAGCGCTGCCAGAGCAGCTTGAGTTCGGCCAGGCGGGAGAAGTCGTAACGGTTGGACAAACCGGCCAGGTGCAGCGTGCGGCCGTCCTCGAAGCGAGCGGGGGTTGGCTGGGGCATGGGGGCAGGTCTCGGTGGGCGCATTCCAGGGAACCTTTCGGGCGGGGCTGCGCGTTGCCTTGGGGCTTGGAGGCACGGTAGTGGCAGCTTGCGTTTGCGTCAATCCGGGGGATTCGGGCTATAGGTTCAAGGAGCCTTCTGGCTAATTGCCGCCTCCTTATGCAAATAGCTCGATCAATTGAGCACACTTGGCCAGGATCTCCACCTGGCTTTCGGCTTCGTTTTCCTCAAACCAATTACGTATCAGCCCTACTCCCTCACGACCGTCCAAGTACGAGGGAACCATCTGAAATCCTCATCACATTCTTAATAAATACTAGATTCTTCAACAGCAACACCCTCACACACCAATAGCTTATCAAGCATCAGAAACACACAACCAACAGCACAACTACTTACCCCCTAAAATCTGCCAAACAACCCTACAAACCCAAAAACAAATTATAAAACTAGCCAGACACACAAACCAAGCACTTCACAACCGCCTAAAATCTATATCTTGCATCATCAAAACCCCCATAGAGCTTAAACAACTTATTACAGGCAACCATTATCATCACACTCTCAGAGCCAACACGTTCAGAGCGGACATTTTTCCCACACCAATCGCGAATATAGAAAGCCCCCACAGACATAGAACAAACGACGTACTCCCCCTTAAACTCAAACGACATCTCAGCCCCTTCAGGGTTTAGGTACACCGGGATATTTCCCGAATCCTCATCGCATTCCAGATACACTCCAGACATACCTATATTTACCCCTTTGCAAGCCAAGAGAGACTTGAGCAGACCCAGAATACAACTATCCACACCCGAACCGGAACAACGATAAATATCCATAAGACAGTTTTTAGGGATTTCACTCCTAACAAGATCACTCACGCCGCCGTACAGCCTAACCAATTTTTTGCAAGAATCCTTTACCCTTTCCCAGTCTGTAATCACATTCGCATCACACCACCGCTCTATATACTTAGCCCCCTCAGCCATCGAACAAACAACACTCTCATCAAAATATTCAAATGACATATCAAAGCCTTCAATATCCAGATAATCCGGAATACTGAGAGGATCACTATCACACCCAACAAATACTCCCCCCACCTCAAACCCCACACACTCAAAATCCAGAAGCCCATCAAGTAGAACATCCATATCACTTTCATACCACGCCCCATCCCACACATAAAAAATCTGCATACACGCCCTCATCACCCCTTCTTCATCACAAGTAAACATTAAGCCCCTCACAAAATAAAAATTAATTACACCCATGCAACACAGTATAACCTTCTAAAATCCATGCTTTGCATCATCAAAATCTTCATAGAGCTTCACCAGCCTATTACAGGCAGCCATTATCGCCACCCTTTCAGATCCAACACTTTCAGAGCGGAGGTTTTTTTTCACACCAATCACGGATATAAAAAGCCCCAACAGACATAGAACAAACGACGTACTCACCCATATAACCAAATGACATCTCAACCCCTTTGCCACTCAAATGCGCTGGGAAATTTTCCGGATCCTCATCACACCCCAGATAAACCCCAGACATACCTACACTTACTCCCTTGAAGTTCAAGAGAGACTCAAGCAGATCTCCAATGCAACCATTCACACCAAATTCAGAACAAAGAAAAACACCCAAAAGGCAATCTTTAGGAGTTTCATTCTTAACAAGGACAGTCATACCACCGTAAAGGCTCACCAACTTATCACAAGAGTTACTTACCCTCTCCCTTTCCGCGAGCACATTAGCACCACACCACTCCTTTATGAATTTAGCACCTTCAACCATAGAGCAAACAACATACCTATCCATATACTCAAACGACATATCAAAACCCTCAATATCCAGATAGTCGGGAATACTGAGAGGATCACTATCACACCCAAGATAGACACCTGCCATTTCCAACCCAACACACTTTAAGTCCAGAAGCCCATCGAGCAAAACACCTATAAAACTCCGGCACTCCAAGCTACTCGTCACTTCAAAAACATCCATACAAGCTTTCATTACCTTCTCATCGTTAGCGCCAATCATATTACCCCCTTCAAATACCCATTGACCCCACCCGCCAATCCAATCGGATCCGGCGTCAGATACCACCCCGTGTAATGCAGCCCGGTTTCCTCATCGTAGTACTGCCCCTGAAACCGCAGGGGTTGTCGATGTGGTCCACGTCCAGGCGCAGGACATGGCCGTAGGCGCGGTAGTAGTGCAGGGTTTCAGCGGGGCCATCGCCGTCGCGTAGAAACATTGCTATGTAGCGGAAGTTACTATCCCGTTTACGGAACTGCTCGACAGACCTGAGAGTACCCCTGCGAGCAGGGACTTACCCTTCTCCAGATTGCCCCTGCAAGCCCCAGATTTAACTTAACTATTTCAACAATAGACCCCTTATGTATACACTGCGAACCCCACCTCCAATCCAAAAATCCCTCACAGCATTTATAACCTCTGAATCCGCACGAAGCGCAGAGTAGGCTTTCTCATGCAGAAAATGATTACCCCCCTCATCCAACATATATCCATACAAGCTCTCCACCAAAATACATCCGACAGCAGCCCTAACCATCCAAGACTCCTTACACTCTTCAAGAATATGAATTGCCGGAGAAATCAAGGAAATGTCGGCCAGAATTATTTCCCAATCTTCCCCCATCTCCTCAACAGCTAGACCTAGCAGTTCGGAAACTCGCGCACACACATCTGACGGCGCCCCATAGTACGTCATCAAGCCCCTTCGAAACCCGTTCCATAGTGGATTACTAAACCAATACCTTTTTAAACACCAACCCTAGCGTCATCATACCCCTTGTAGAGCTCTACCAACTTATCACACGCAGCCATTACCACTGACCTTTCAGAACCAATCTCTTCAGAACGGACATTTTTCCCACACCAATCACGAATATAACAAGCCCCAACAGACATAGAACAAACAACGTACTCCTCCATAAACTCAAATGACATATTAGCCCCTTCAGGATTCAGGTAAACCGGGATATTATCTGGATCCTCATCGCATTCCAGATACACTCCCGACATACCTACCCCCACACCATCGAAGCTCAAAAGACACTCCAACAAAACTCCAATATGGCTATCCACATGCAAACTGGAGCAAAGATAAAAATCCAACAAGCTGCTTTTCGGAACATCACTACGCACAAGATCAGTCATGCCACCGTAAAGTCCCACCAGCTTTTTACAGAGACAAACCACTGACTCCCTTTCAAAGACTACATTTTTATCACACCACTCCTCTATATACTTCGCACCATCACGCATAGAGCAAACAACATACTCATCCATATACTCAAACGACATACAAAACCCATCAGCATCCAAATAGTCTGGAATGCTGCGCGGGTCGCTATCACATCCTAGGAAGACCCCCGACATTTCTGTACCAATGCCTTCAAGATTTAACAGCCTCTCAAGCAAAACACCAATAAAACTGTCACGCTCCAAGCTTTTACACAAATTGAAATCAAGCATGCAAGCCCCCATTACCCCCAAATCATTCTCACTAAACATAAAGCCTCCCGAAAATTATTTGATAGCCGGATGGAAATTTGACACCGCCTTAGTGTCCTTATCCAAGTAAACTCTAAAAGTCATACCATTATAGGACGAGCTATAACTAGTCGCACCTTCCGCAACTGCATCCCGATACTTTTTCAACGCCGCTCTTAGACCATTAAGATAAACCCTATCCGTTGAGTACTGAAGATCGTCATAAAGCGTTTTTGGCGTACCAAACTTCTTAATACCAACCACATTCAAACCTCTATCCAAAGCATTTCCCTCATAAAATACCTGTGTAATACCCTTAACATCACCTGGCGTTTCCGAAATAACGCGCAACCGTTTTTCATCCACCACTCTCATAAACTCACTACGACTATGCGCTCCTTTAACTCCATGCTTCTGGGTAAAGCCGTCAAACTTCTCCATGTGTTGCTTTATCCCCTTGTTAACTGGCATTCCCCGATAGGTGAATACCTCCGGACAGCACGCCTCCAACCCCAACGGATCCACCCACCCCGTCGGATTCACACCAT
This genomic stretch from Pseudomonas entomophila L48 harbors:
- the aac(6') gene encoding aminoglycoside 6'-N-acetyltransferase is translated as MIHPCTNPTTPAWLHLRSALWPDSAAAEHLAEMADIARRPDTFVALLAYDEQGGALGLAEASVRHDYVNGSTTSPVAYLEGIFVEPARRGQGIARQLIAAVERWAAGKGCRELASDAALDNLGSQHMHAALGFAETERVVYFLKPVTPLD
- a CDS encoding YybH family protein, which produces MNTAAENEIRQLIAGWIEAVRERDVARIVAPYADDILAFDAIQALQFKGKAAYRAHWEMCMGYCTGPMVFEVAQLAVHADGDLGLAHWLNRCGPADDESQCGFMRVTVGYRRNAGQWQVIHEHWSAPFDMETQKALFDLKP
- a CDS encoding YciI family protein, translating into MKYLCLVYCDEGLLHSLPDSPEDAECMAYAESIQGSGRMLAAEALKPVQTATTVRVRGGRMSLTDGPFAETKEQLAGFYLVDARDLNEALNIAKGIPAARVGSVEVRPVRELQP
- a CDS encoding SRPBCC family protein; this translates as MTLVQPAQPQHELAISRLIDAPPAKVFRAWTEPEWLMQWWGPHGMTTPECEMQLWPGGLFRTLMRAPDGTEYPHQGVFLEIHAPHRLVFTDAFRPGWVPSDKAFMTAVVSFDDEQGKTRYTARAWHWTAADCRAHEEMGFHQGWGESLDRLVEVVTQRMPD
- a CDS encoding GyrI-like domain-containing protein translates to MPQPTPARFEDGRTLHLAGLSNRYDFSRLAELKLLWQRFAPWLGRVPGQHGHDSYGVCHNPDGQGAFDYLAGVEVTGAATLPEGFTTLVLAPQHYAVFEHRGSLECIKTTFDAIFTQWLPASGKRQADAAVFERYPAGYDPTAPQALMEIWIPLERS